The following DNA comes from Anopheles arabiensis isolate DONGOLA chromosome 3, AaraD3, whole genome shotgun sequence.
ATTGAGTCTTTTGATGTATACATCACAAATGAGAAGAGATcatgttaaaaaaacaaacaatttataaTATCAAAAGACTGGAAAAGGTTCgttacttatttttttatattattagaTGAAatcttttgattttttaatccaGAATGTCAATAGATCGTGTACAAATcaaaattttcacaaatcGAAGGACTTGAGCAGGTTCGTTTCTTATGGCTTAATTTTTGGGTGGAATGCGCTAGTGAGTTTCCTGTAAGACACTATACACAACACTATAAAATTGTGCAATTCATGTTCTCTACTTTTATTATTGTAAGTTAGTTGATTGATAattcaattgcatttttattctGAATAATCAAATAGATTATACTAGATGTTCATGTACAATTTTACTGAAAAATCTCTAACTTTTGTTGTAACTATTCCCTTTTGTGGTCTGGTATGAAAAATAGGGAGGTCATTATATTTCAAATTAGGCCTTCCTTTTGTTGTCCCATCGGCTTTGCACTTGCCAGGCAATTCGATCGTTTACGAACAGCAAACCGCAACAGCTTATTACGGCAACCCCGCTcggaagaaaagcaaacaaaacccagCGCCGGCGACAAACAAGGATGTAGTTTAAACTGTGCGGGTAGTAAATGGGTCCCTTCCTTCAATAATCGCCCAGCTAACAGCTCGATTATAACGAGGCGAAGGAAGTGgttgtgctcttttttttgtctgaaaAGACCTCAAACGCCAACCACCAAGTCCCGCACGACTCCAGTAATGACAAACTATTTTCAATTCAGTACGGTCCCgggagcaccaccaccaccgcgctCGCACCCACCACCCTGCCGAACGATCGCACCTGCAGCACACAAACGAGCGGCAGCagtagcggcagcagcagctgcacggcTAGCCAGAAGAAAAGGTCCATTTCAAGTGGCGCGGCGCGCTCTGGTAGCCCTtcgaaaaattcaaatgcaGCTCGAACTTGTGCGAAGCAGGAACTGTGCGAGCTGCATTTTATTACGCCACAGCAACATCATGACACTCTTGGGCCCGGGCGCTCCGCATACCGGAGTGCACAGAttcatacgcacacacacacagacacacgcacacgcagaaTGGCAAAGCCGCAAAAATTACCTCCTTCTCGTTCCGCGATGCGAAAACAACCCTTACCTGTGACCATGAACAGTGGCAGTAGCGTTCGTTGCCTCAGCCATCGTTGATGTCTTGCGTTCATTTTGCTTAGAACGGCGCGGCGTATCATTACCGCACTAGAACCGGAACTGGAGCACACACGGCTGGGGTTACGTGTGCCGTGGAGTGATGCTGTGCAagtgaatgtgtttgtttcttcttcttcttcttcttactcTTCCTCTTCTCGTTTTTATTCACTTTTCAAGTTACCTGCACCAAAGCGATTCGTTTTCCACTGGCACATGTTATATATGCAcgggttgtatgtgtgtaggaAGAGTGAAAGTGTCGTTATCGTATCAGTTGAATCACTCTGGAAATGCAACTTTCAAACTACTCAAACAGTGCAGGTAcatccacagacacacacacacacacgcggacaCTAGACACTCTACACGATTCGCTACAGCTGATGCAGATCAGCTGCACCTTACCGTTACGAACGGGGTCCGCATCGGTGTCGCCCGCAATTCaccaaccgaaccgaaccgaaagcaCTGCTGATGCACCACGCGGGTGGGAAGGATGTGCACAGTGCGATCGCATAACATGCGCACACACGCGCCCCGGTGCAAAAGAACAGGACGAAGTGGACGAGCGACGAACCTGGTTACGACACACGGtgggcttttttttattagttaaTTGAAACACTATCTGTCTATCAGTCGATATGAACGCGGGTTTGCAATTACGGAGTGCGAACGCGTGCACTACAAGGAACAATTTAACTGCTGTTGTACGAATCGGTGATGCgcgggagcgcgcgcgcgcgcgtatggaactgcaaaacaataaaatgcaaacacacaaaaccgccCGCCGGACGGTGGCGATCGTTAACCGCAAAAACCCGATCCTGACCACTGACACCACCACACCAAACTGTACGGGAGCGCGGTCGCTGGCGTACTGAACCTGGTGGCGCTCGGtcgctcgctcgctggcgTGTACTGTCCGAACGCCCGTCCGAGAGGCCGCGTTTTCCACAGCGTGTTTCCTCCGCCGTATGTtcgggttttgtttggtggCGGCGCTCGGTGGCGATCACTCTCCCAGAAACCTTCTCTTTCTGCTTGCTGGGGCAGTTTTTCCCCCACACAAACGCAGACGCGCGAGAAAAAGCTCGCTCCGGCAAAGCTTTCGCTCGGTTGCTACCAAACAAAGGCACACCGAAAGCAACCCCGGAGCGTTGGCAAACCGTTCCGGGGCATCTTTTCGCCGGCCGTGCGGCAGTACGTTTCTTAAGGCAAGAGTAAAAAAGAGTAACGGGAAGCTTTTTGTGGTTGCACGTTTGCTTTGTGAGCCGTTTAAAAAAGCGCCCGTCTGGTGGCGAAAGCTTTCTGCAAACCGATCtcgggagggtttttttcttctttctgtcGCCTTACATTTTTTAAACGTTTCAATTCGGTTGCAAAATAATGGTGACTTAATGTGCCGCAGAACATATCTTGTATGTGGCACAAGAGAGAACTTCAAGCGTCCGGAAATTAacctcctttttttgttggttgccTTGGACCATGCGCGCGCGCGGAAAGTccgggtgttttgtttgttctgcgAATGAGGTTATGGGAATGCGCAACAGAAGCGGGAAGTGGGCTTTTTAACGAAGTGTGAGGTGTTAGAAAGTGAGGAGGAAAATCCCCAAActctctgtgtttgtgtgtgtatgtgtttttgggaCAAATCTAAGCTGATAAGTAATGGAGAGATTGGGGGGTACTTGTTTTGACAGAGTGTAACTGTCATTAGCTTTTGGGAAGGGTTCAAATGGGGGAATTAACGGTTGGGCTTCGTGGTGATGATTTAAATTGGACTTTCCTTATCCGATTTGTATCGTATTGTTCTTGTCAAAGGGCGGACAATGGTCTCGTTTTACCTTTCTAAACTTACCTAGTGAtctattttttgttcggtTGACCTATCCTGGACgagattttgtgtgtgttagtagAACAGATATTGAGAGTTTCATTTTGAGTAATTAGTTTACCTAttaaaatggggaaaaagttGCAATTAAAATAGAAATATTCCACAAAATGCTCGATAAATAGCCGCTAGTATTAATTAATGCAAATTACTTTCAGTATAGACTCAGTTGGATTGAATATTGTTCGTATTTTAGCATGTGGAATTATTAACAAGAGCTTACAGTAAAGACTCCCATTGCTGTTTAACTGCTTCCCTGAAGGaatgttttatgatttatttggaATAATTTAGTTTAATGCGTCTTTTACACCCAACACAATTCATTTGAGGAGGAAACTGTGATATTTTGTCACATTgtcatttaaaaataacaaaaaattaacTGATGTGCTTTGCAAAAATTAAAGTATTAGTAAAAGGGCTAAAAGTAAAAAACTAAAGCACAAGTAATGTAATGTATGGTTAAGCATGTCAACTATACTCTATTTTCTGTCATTtagttttgcattttatttatatttatatatgttaTAGCATTTTGATAAACATAACTATAAactgatgatttttttgttgagtaATAAATGTTGTTAAATAACTTATCaacttttttgcacacaataGTTAGCCGAATCGTTCAGTTGTTCATATAGGGTCACATTCAAAACACTTCGCTAAGTAGAACAGGAATAAGACACGATTCCAAACGAGATTCGATCTTACATCCTGTGCTGTATCAATCCAATCGCTTACCATAACACTGTTTAGCATGCCCCGTAGCGGGGGCGCTAATTGGCGTATAAAAATACTTGTTCTCATCAGCAAACGAACCTCATTCGCACTTTTAACTTCCATTTAATCATTTCTCTCTTCAAAGGCAATTGAAAGTAGTTATCGCGTTGGTGgtaaatttatatttacatACTTTATTACACTTTACACATTTACTTTACACAATAATACAACCGTGTTACGGATAATGCCTTAGCTACTTCTAGCAAGGTAGCATCTTCTCGGTACGTAGGAAGGTATGGAGTCAATTAAGgcaaaacatttacaaaagATCATCATTGTCGGCAAGGATTGCGTGGTTTATCCGATTTGGTAACAAAAGTATAGAatcttgtatgtgtgtgtgtatgtgtacaagtgtctgtgtgtgtgtgtgtagtctAGCTGGCTAGTGGGAATTGATGAGCTGGTAAATCAAACCACTTCAAACGAAACAACTACGCAACGGAGTCACATTAGTGCGCGCGCACGCGCTCGTCTCTTACAACACTACGGGCcaactaaaaaataaatagtGATGATATTTTAACACGTCGGAAAGAGGAACGAGTCCGCTCTCCCTCGTCCCCGCTCTACCGCTACCTCTTCTTTCTACACATTAAAAATCTCGTCCACCAGCTGGCGGGTGATGACTCGGTGCGGTTGCGTCGGATTGAACTTGGGCCGCTGGTACAGCCGGGCATTGATCGAGTACAGCCGGGGCGAAAGATCACAGCGCACGTTAAACCACCAGTCGCACACGAACACCGCTTGCGAAAACTGCGTGCCGTTGGGGCAGAGGAACGTCGCCTGCCGTCCATCGATGTCGCAATAATGCCATCCTTGTTTCGGTAGCGTGTGAAGAGTGTTTAAGAGGGAACATTAGTGCATGCTGAGTGTGGCCGATTGGCTTTTGGCAGCGCTGCCTTACCTTGGCATCTCGTGTCCATATCGGCGAAGAAGCCCGGATATTCTTGCTCGTCGCAGTAGAAGTTCGTGTACGGTATGCTGGCCAGTATTGGGTAGTCAGTTCCTGGTCGGCCTGTTgcaggaagagcaaaacaaaaaaaaaacaaaaggtacTTAAAGCTGGTGGCCTTCGAGTAATGGCGCCATAGAACTTTGTTGGAGCGAAACAGTGagaataatgaaaaattatcaGCTGAAAAAGTAACATGCGCAAACAATCGACCCACAAAACGGACATCCTTAAAGCAACCAGAACCAGCCA
Coding sequences within:
- the LOC120902693 gene encoding uncharacterized protein LOC120902693, which produces MFLRRVDSVVLLIFGCLLIIDGHEEKNRTKRGRNVRTSNAPQTNAGSEPSQDLDSSSSSSNSNQQDVPVIPPGFLSPSVQEYLELGKSIPGRPGTDYPILASIPYTNFYCDEQEYPGFFADMDTRCQGWHYCDIDGRQATFLCPNGTQFSQAVFVCDWWFNVRCDLSPRLYSINARLYQRPKFNPTQPHRVITRQLVDEIFNV